One genomic region from Acidobacteriota bacterium encodes:
- the cysC gene encoding adenylyl-sulfate kinase, protein MAGIPRKTEHRDASSALQERKRQLRFITCGSANDGKSTLLARLLHDSRTVLQDQFSAADTESRVWGARDDGLDFTLPADRLQQDREQGVTIDGACRYFESDKRRFIAIDAPGNEQSTRNLVTGASNADLALLLVDVRKGILIQTRRHSHLVSLMGVRHVILAVNKMDLVGYRQDAFSTVVDDYEAFARELGIEQVHAVPLSALTGENVVARQDCTSWYDGPTLMELLETLEIDADGEQSPFRLPVQRFNRPNPEFHGFGGTVASGRIERGMPVVVSPSGEATAVERIFGPAGELESAVAGQAITLVLADEIDVSRGAMIAGADQPPEVADQFAAHLIWMDAQPMLPERSYLARFASTSAVARVTDLTHRVDFETMGRFAAKTLEQNEVGYCKISLDRPVPFDSHRAIRRTGAFVLIDRSTDSTVGAGMIGFALRRASNVVWQELKTDKAERARAIGQRPCVLWLTGLSGAGKSTIADRLEQKLRALGKHTYVLDGDNVRHGLNRDLGFTDRDRVENIRRVSEVAKLMVDAGLIVIVSFISPFRSEREMARNLMEEGEFFEIFVDTPLDVCEARDPKGLYVKARRGEIPNFTGIDSPYETPNDPDLRIDTTKSSAEQAAETVVQLLRSAQNSVRTTDDP, encoded by the coding sequence ATGGCGGGAATTCCGCGCAAAACCGAACACCGCGATGCCTCTTCCGCCTTGCAAGAGCGGAAACGACAGCTCCGCTTCATTACCTGCGGGTCGGCGAATGACGGCAAGTCGACGCTGCTCGCCCGCTTGCTGCACGACTCAAGGACGGTCCTCCAGGATCAGTTCTCGGCAGCCGATACGGAGAGCCGCGTCTGGGGCGCCCGGGACGATGGGCTCGACTTCACCCTGCCGGCCGACCGCCTCCAGCAGGATCGCGAGCAAGGGGTCACCATCGACGGCGCCTGCAGATATTTCGAGAGCGACAAGCGCAGATTCATTGCCATCGATGCCCCGGGCAACGAACAGTCCACGCGAAACCTGGTCACCGGGGCGTCGAATGCCGACCTGGCGCTCCTATTGGTCGATGTGCGCAAGGGGATTCTGATCCAGACCCGCCGGCACAGCCACCTCGTTTCGCTGATGGGTGTCCGCCATGTGATTCTGGCGGTAAACAAGATGGACCTGGTCGGCTACCGACAGGACGCATTCTCGACCGTCGTCGACGATTACGAGGCATTCGCCCGTGAGCTCGGGATCGAACAGGTCCATGCAGTTCCGCTCTCAGCTCTGACCGGCGAAAACGTCGTCGCTCGCCAAGACTGCACGTCCTGGTATGACGGTCCCACGCTCATGGAGTTGTTGGAAACTCTCGAGATTGACGCAGATGGAGAGCAAAGCCCGTTTCGACTGCCTGTCCAGCGGTTCAATCGTCCCAACCCGGAATTCCACGGCTTTGGCGGAACCGTGGCGTCGGGCCGGATCGAACGCGGCATGCCGGTCGTCGTCAGTCCGTCGGGCGAGGCGACCGCGGTCGAGCGCATTTTCGGACCGGCCGGTGAGCTGGAGAGCGCGGTGGCAGGCCAGGCGATCACGCTGGTGCTCGCAGACGAAATCGATGTGAGTCGAGGAGCGATGATCGCCGGAGCCGACCAGCCTCCGGAAGTTGCCGACCAGTTTGCCGCCCATCTGATCTGGATGGATGCGCAGCCGATGCTTCCCGAACGGTCCTATCTGGCCCGTTTTGCCAGTACGTCTGCAGTCGCCCGTGTAACCGATTTGACCCACCGTGTCGACTTCGAAACAATGGGCCGCTTTGCGGCCAAGACGCTTGAGCAGAACGAGGTCGGCTATTGCAAGATCTCACTGGATCGCCCGGTGCCGTTCGACTCCCACCGCGCAATCAGGAGGACGGGCGCCTTCGTCCTCATCGACAGGTCGACCGATTCAACGGTCGGCGCGGGAATGATCGGCTTCGCGCTTCGGCGCGCCAGCAATGTCGTCTGGCAGGAATTGAAGACCGACAAGGCGGAGCGGGCGCGCGCCATCGGCCAGAGACCCTGCGTCCTCTGGCTGACCGGACTTTCGGGAGCCGGAAAGTCGACCATCGCCGACCGGCTGGAACAGAAGCTGCGAGCGCTCGGCAAGCACACCTATGTCCTCGACGGCGACAACGTCCGGCACGGACTGAACCGGGACCTCGGTTTCACCGACCGGGACCGCGTCGAAAATATCCGCCGGGTCTCCGAAGTCGCGAAGTTGATGGTCGATGCCGGGCTGATCGTGATCGTCTCCTTTATCTCTCCTTTCCGATCGGAACGGGAGATGGCGCGGAATCTGATGGAGGAGGGCGAGTTCTTCGAGATCTTCGTCGATACGCCCCTGGATGTCTGCGAGGCGCGCGACCCGAAGGGGCTGTATGTGAAAGCCCGCAGAGGTGAAATCCCGAATTTCACGGGAATCGATTCGCCCTACGAGACGCCCAACGATCCGGATTTGCGTATCGACACCACAAAGTCGTCTGCCGAGCAGGCTGCCGAAACGGTGGTACAGCTCTTGCGTAGCGCTCAAAATTCCGTTCGGACAACGGACGATCCTTAA
- a CDS encoding PDZ domain-containing protein translates to MIYRSKKGISGLIGLLVLTLLASPGAAADPNRGRGIEQQIRQAIDAVYPALVQIYVLSLRHGGGRGRKFESTGSGVIISREGYVITNHHVAGKATSIRCVLSTREEVEAELVGTDALADIAVIKLDLSSRGPDAEPLPIARFGSSEALAVGEPVLAMGCPLAISQSVTRGVVSNKDMMIPKRMSAPLRLDGENVGSLVKWIGHDAGIFPGNSGGPLVNLRGEIVGINEIGLGLGGAIPSELAQPVSRELIEHGRVRRSWVGAGFQPLLKNGNTATADQGALVSGVLPGSPSDRAGLRAGDILLSIDGDPVRVKFEEEMPGLIRRLLSKPVGAPMRVNVRRGKEDLSLSITSELRDDARGREVEAREWGVTLRRLTRLESKELRRPSPEGVLVSSIRPGGAADKAVPRLRPGDVILEIDGKAVKGVGAFNRLTGEICRDQQDPVPVVVAFDRRSERLLTLVEVGLRRPQRPPAEARKAWLPVATQVLSRKLAKALDLRGKKGVRITQIYPGSSAEAAGFQVGDILTHVDSQLIEASEPQDAEVFKTMIRAYRVGSRAEFTVIRSGETSTLSAELVSMPTPEGELPVYEDLLFEFKARDISYLDRIANRWSDEESGALVSQVDAGGWAAVAGLKARDLIKAVDHQEVTGVQDLEARLEAAGNGKPPNIPLFVKRGIYTLFLELQPNWSRGNGAAPLDGAEP, encoded by the coding sequence ATGATTTATCGAAGCAAAAAGGGAATCTCAGGGCTGATTGGGCTGTTGGTGTTGACACTGTTGGCTTCCCCCGGGGCCGCGGCGGACCCGAACAGGGGGAGGGGGATCGAGCAGCAGATCCGGCAGGCCATCGATGCCGTCTATCCGGCGCTGGTTCAAATCTATGTGTTGTCTCTGCGTCACGGAGGAGGGAGAGGGCGGAAGTTCGAGTCCACCGGGAGCGGAGTGATCATCTCCCGGGAGGGCTACGTCATCACCAACCACCACGTGGCTGGAAAGGCGACCTCGATTCGCTGCGTCCTCTCCACTCGGGAAGAGGTGGAAGCCGAACTGGTGGGGACCGATGCCCTGGCCGATATTGCCGTGATCAAGCTGGACCTGTCGTCCCGGGGTCCCGACGCCGAGCCTCTGCCGATCGCCCGGTTCGGCAGCTCGGAGGCCCTCGCGGTGGGAGAACCGGTCCTGGCCATGGGGTGTCCGCTGGCCATCTCGCAGTCGGTGACCCGCGGTGTGGTTTCCAACAAGGACATGATGATTCCGAAGCGCATGAGCGCACCCTTGCGGCTGGATGGCGAGAACGTCGGATCTCTGGTCAAGTGGATCGGACACGACGCCGGCATTTTCCCTGGAAACTCCGGAGGGCCTCTGGTGAATCTGCGGGGTGAGATCGTGGGTATCAACGAAATCGGTCTCGGCCTGGGAGGCGCCATCCCCAGCGAGTTGGCCCAACCGGTCTCCCGGGAATTGATCGAGCATGGCCGGGTGCGCCGGTCCTGGGTCGGCGCCGGCTTTCAACCGCTATTGAAGAACGGCAACACGGCCACGGCGGACCAGGGGGCGCTGGTATCGGGAGTGCTGCCGGGCTCTCCGTCGGACCGGGCCGGACTCCGAGCCGGAGACATCCTGTTGAGCATTGACGGCGATCCGGTCCGCGTCAAGTTCGAGGAGGAAATGCCGGGCCTGATTCGGCGCCTGCTCTCCAAGCCGGTCGGTGCGCCCATGCGGGTGAACGTCAGGCGGGGAAAGGAAGACCTTTCCTTGAGCATTACTTCCGAATTGCGCGATGACGCCAGGGGCAGGGAGGTCGAGGCCAGGGAATGGGGTGTCACCCTCAGGCGTTTGACCCGGCTGGAATCCAAGGAGTTGCGTCGACCGAGTCCGGAAGGGGTGCTGGTCAGCAGCATTCGACCCGGGGGCGCGGCAGACAAGGCCGTGCCCCGTCTGAGGCCGGGCGACGTCATCTTGGAGATCGACGGAAAGGCAGTGAAGGGAGTCGGCGCCTTCAATCGATTGACCGGTGAGATCTGTCGCGACCAGCAAGATCCCGTCCCGGTGGTGGTTGCCTTCGATCGTCGTTCCGAGCGCCTCCTGACCCTGGTGGAAGTGGGTCTGAGGCGGCCGCAAAGGCCCCCGGCCGAAGCCAGAAAGGCCTGGCTGCCGGTGGCGACGCAAGTGCTGTCACGCAAGCTGGCCAAGGCCCTCGACCTTCGGGGCAAGAAGGGAGTGAGGATTACCCAGATCTATCCCGGCAGTTCCGCCGAAGCTGCCGGCTTCCAGGTGGGAGACATCCTGACTCATGTGGACTCCCAGCTCATTGAGGCCTCGGAGCCCCAGGACGCCGAGGTTTTCAAGACCATGATTCGCGCCTACCGGGTCGGCAGCCGGGCCGAATTCACCGTGATACGGTCGGGAGAGACCAGCACTCTGAGCGCTGAATTGGTATCCATGCCCACTCCGGAAGGAGAGTTGCCGGTTTACGAGGACCTCCTTTTCGAATTCAAGGCCCGAGACATCTCCTACCTCGACCGCATTGCCAATCGATGGTCGGATGAGGAGAGCGGCGCATTGGTCTCTCAGGTGGACGCCGGAGGGTGGGCTGCAGTGGCCGGGTTGAAGGCTCGAGATCTCATCAAGGCAGTGGATCACCAGGAAGTCACGGGGGTTCAGGATCTGGAAGCCCGACTGGAGGCCGCCGGCAACGGGAAGCCGCCCAACATCCCGCTGTTTGTCAAGCGGGGCATTTATACGCTTTTTCTGGAGTTGCAACCCAACTGGAGTCGGGGCAATGGCGCCGCTCCGTTGGATGGAGCGGAGCCATGA